A genome region from Streptomyces antimycoticus includes the following:
- a CDS encoding lasso RiPP family leader peptide-containing protein codes for MVTEQWEYETPVLVEVGPFADLTRDQNIGRWLDNPFFGWWFDF; via the coding sequence GTGGTCACAGAGCAATGGGAATACGAGACACCGGTTCTGGTCGAGGTCGGCCCGTTCGCCGATCTCACCCGCGACCAGAACATCGGCCGGTGGCTCGACAACCCGTTCTTCGGCTGGTGGTTCGACTTCTAA
- a CDS encoding lasso RiPP family leader peptide-containing protein produces the protein MNTEKLEYEPPVLAEIGDFAELTRVTCCGRWLDNPFGWTAWFDL, from the coding sequence GTGAACACGGAAAAGCTGGAGTACGAGCCGCCGGTGCTGGCCGAGATCGGCGACTTCGCCGAGCTGACCCGGGTCACCTGCTGCGGCAGGTGGCTCGACAACCCGTTCGGTTGGACCGCCTGGTTCGACCTCTAA
- a CDS encoding helix-turn-helix domain-containing protein, with protein MQLGWELKRLRDEAGFTLAEAVDGLTFSTTKLFRVENGLSALPKSADLKALLDRYGVEDENDLDFLMQIHRDSLNRGWWSVYRSVLPSGVGMHIGLENGARTSRTWQPNVVFGLLQTERYARELFQAAKPVEETTTEFVERHIQIRMERKKALRRRDNPMEVWVIQDEASLRRVVGSSEVMREQYEEIETLLGLDNVTVQILPMATPAYRPHTNFNLWEFGTPLPSVVQSDAVDGSDISDKETTIWSFSRRFENLRAAALAPGETSAFLQRLAREV; from the coding sequence ATGCAACTCGGCTGGGAGCTCAAGCGGTTGCGGGACGAGGCCGGATTCACCCTCGCGGAGGCGGTGGATGGGTTGACGTTTTCCACCACGAAGCTGTTCCGCGTCGAGAACGGCCTCTCGGCCCTGCCCAAGTCCGCTGACTTGAAAGCCCTCTTGGACCGATACGGCGTCGAGGACGAAAACGACCTGGACTTTCTCATGCAGATCCACCGTGACTCCCTCAATCGGGGCTGGTGGTCCGTCTACCGAAGCGTGCTTCCGTCCGGCGTGGGCATGCACATCGGTCTGGAGAACGGAGCCCGTACCAGCCGGACGTGGCAGCCGAACGTGGTCTTCGGTTTGTTGCAGACAGAGCGCTACGCGAGGGAACTGTTCCAGGCCGCCAAGCCGGTCGAGGAGACCACGACCGAGTTCGTCGAGCGGCACATCCAGATCCGGATGGAACGCAAAAAGGCCCTGAGGCGCAGGGACAATCCCATGGAAGTCTGGGTCATCCAGGACGAAGCCTCGTTGCGACGAGTGGTCGGCAGCTCCGAAGTGATGCGTGAGCAGTACGAGGAGATCGAGACCCTGCTGGGGCTCGACAATGTGACGGTCCAGATCCTTCCGATGGCCACCCCCGCGTATCGACCTCATACGAACTTCAACCTATGGGAGTTCGGCACCCCGTTGCCGTCCGTGGTGCAGAGCGACGCCGTCGACGGATCCGACATCAGCGACAAGGAAACGACGATCTGGTCCTTCTCCCGCAGGTTCGAGAACCTGCGGGCCGCGGCTCTCGCTCCTGGCGAGACATCGGCATTCCTACAACGACTAGCACGAGAGGTCTGA
- a CDS encoding ATP-binding cassette domain-containing protein gives MNGNGGTGTTVLARGLGKSYGAVPAVRDLDLTVSSGEIFGFLGPNGAGKSTSIGMLSTLLRPTAGRAEVAGHDIRHEPDEVRRRIGLVFQETTLDVDLTAGQNLRFHADLYGLPRREGRDRALTMLDLMGLAERHSDPVRTFSGGMRRRLEIARGLMHTPRVLFLDEPTTGLDPQTRAVIWEHLHELRQEQRITVFLTTHHLEEAEHCDRIAIIDDGHLVAEGTPTELKAVVGADLVVLRTGDDDTAVRTIREHFGLEATPGPRGIGLRVSDAAGFVPRLCAELTIPVHSVTVTPPTLDDVFLHYTGRTIREVDAGGRGTKG, from the coding sequence GTGAATGGCAATGGTGGCACCGGTACCACCGTTCTGGCCCGAGGACTCGGCAAGAGCTACGGCGCCGTTCCGGCCGTGCGCGACCTCGACCTGACGGTTTCCTCCGGCGAGATCTTCGGCTTCCTCGGACCCAACGGCGCGGGCAAGAGCACCTCCATCGGCATGCTGAGCACGCTTCTGCGCCCCACCGCGGGCCGGGCCGAAGTGGCCGGCCACGACATCCGTCATGAGCCCGATGAGGTGCGCCGCCGCATCGGGCTCGTCTTCCAGGAAACGACCCTCGACGTGGACCTGACCGCCGGGCAGAACTTGCGGTTCCACGCGGATCTCTACGGCCTCCCCCGGCGCGAGGGTCGCGATCGAGCCCTCACCATGCTGGATCTGATGGGCCTGGCCGAGCGGCACTCCGATCCGGTCCGCACCTTCTCCGGCGGTATGCGCCGACGGCTGGAGATCGCCCGTGGGCTGATGCACACCCCACGTGTGCTGTTCCTGGACGAGCCCACGACGGGACTCGACCCGCAGACCCGAGCCGTGATCTGGGAACACCTCCACGAGTTGCGACAGGAGCAGCGCATCACCGTCTTCCTGACCACGCATCACCTCGAGGAGGCCGAGCACTGCGACCGGATCGCCATCATCGACGACGGGCACCTGGTGGCCGAGGGAACTCCAACCGAACTCAAGGCCGTTGTCGGCGCTGACCTGGTAGTGCTGCGCACCGGCGACGACGACACGGCCGTACGGACCATCCGCGAGCACTTCGGGCTGGAGGCGACTCCCGGGCCCCGGGGGATCGGCCTGCGAGTGTCGGACGCGGCGGGCTTCGTGCCCCGGCTGTGCGCCGAACTCACGATTCCGGTCCACTCGGTGACCGTGACTCCGCCGACCCTGGACGACGTCTTTCTGCACTACACCGGCCGCACCATCCGGGAAGTCGACGCCGGCGGCCGCGGAACGAAGGGATAG
- a CDS encoding alpha/beta fold hydrolase, whose product MPRALVTGIAATAVATALLTGSAAVSATATATAPREPHATDVHRARIQDDFDSLGPEVRGMKLESGRTAHYIDDGPRDGKPVLYIGGTGTSARVAHMTDFLRSTRESLGLRLISVERNGFGDTEFDKGLGKADFAKDALEVLDRVGVRKVSVIAISGGGPYAAELASLAPDRVQSLHLAAALPPYGAQRPYCSMSDEELGKSLEKQIADPRVWWALPDDSPTKRIPGFADTAFEDGARTYNQRGQKADPAPQVHEQKLYCRRPGPDLSKLTAPVTLYSGKKDTTVPPSTIDTWKQHLPGHPTVRSYADSGHDVQYRHWDQILVDLAGHTDRTVICYRGHSSMPPARIADPLVAKGRATLGSCAWQKPAADSPIG is encoded by the coding sequence ATGCCCAGAGCCCTCGTCACCGGGATCGCCGCCACCGCCGTCGCCACCGCCCTGCTCACCGGCTCCGCAGCCGTGAGCGCCACCGCCACGGCAACGGCGCCACGTGAGCCGCATGCCACCGATGTCCACCGGGCCCGCATCCAGGACGACTTCGACTCGCTCGGCCCCGAAGTCCGGGGGATGAAACTGGAGTCGGGGCGCACCGCCCACTACATCGACGACGGCCCCCGGGACGGAAAGCCGGTGCTCTACATCGGCGGCACGGGCACCAGCGCGCGGGTGGCCCATATGACGGACTTCCTGCGCAGCACCCGCGAGTCCCTCGGGCTGCGGTTGATATCGGTCGAGCGCAACGGCTTCGGGGACACGGAGTTCGACAAGGGCCTGGGGAAGGCGGACTTCGCGAAGGACGCGCTCGAGGTGCTGGACCGCGTCGGGGTGCGCAAGGTCAGTGTGATCGCCATCTCGGGCGGCGGTCCGTACGCCGCCGAGCTGGCGTCCCTGGCCCCGGACCGGGTCCAGTCACTGCACCTGGCCGCCGCTCTGCCGCCGTACGGCGCCCAGCGTCCGTACTGCTCGATGTCCGACGAGGAGCTGGGCAAGTCGCTGGAGAAGCAGATCGCCGATCCCCGCGTCTGGTGGGCGCTCCCGGACGACAGCCCGACCAAGCGCATCCCCGGCTTCGCCGACACCGCCTTCGAGGACGGCGCCCGCACCTACAACCAGCGTGGCCAGAAGGCCGACCCCGCGCCTCAGGTGCATGAGCAGAAGCTCTACTGCCGGCGGCCCGGCCCCGATCTGTCGAAGCTGACGGCCCCGGTCACGCTCTACAGCGGGAAGAAGGACACAACCGTGCCGCCCAGCACGATCGACACCTGGAAGCAGCACCTGCCCGGCCACCCGACCGTGCGCAGCTATGCCGATTCGGGCCATGACGTGCAGTACCGGCACTGGGACCAGATCCTCGTCGACCTCGCCGGGCACACGGACCGCACCGTGATCTGCTACCGGGGCCACAGCTCCATGCCACCGGCCCGGATCGCCGACCCGCTGGTCGCCAAGGGCCGTGCCACGCTCGGTAGCTGCGCCTGGCAGAAGCCCGCCGCGGACAGCCCCATCGGCTGA
- a CDS encoding LacI family DNA-binding transcriptional regulator, whose amino-acid sequence MGRPKRPTMSDVAARVGVSQALVSLVFRNQPGASPDTRRRVFQAAEELGYRPDTAAQLLRRTRSRQLGVLFTMRQPHDVGIVEALYPAARKHGYTLVLNAMVDTRDERQAMDELLGLRCEAIITIGTTFERRHPVAHVGGPSIVEINPLTRAAGTDVVRTAERNGIRQAVDHLVAQGHRAIAHIDGGAMPAAEERRRGYRAAMRRHGLADHIQIHPGDYTEESGARAARDLLARAELPTAVIAGNDRCAHGLLGTFLRAGVRVPEDVSIVGYDDSQLARLSFIDLTSVRQDAAEAAERAVRAAVERLDEGRTADRDIVLNPTLVVRGSTGPARTPSTPDGDLLR is encoded by the coding sequence GTGGGGCGCCCCAAGCGCCCGACCATGTCCGATGTCGCCGCGCGTGTCGGTGTCTCGCAGGCCCTGGTGTCACTGGTGTTCCGCAATCAGCCCGGTGCGAGCCCCGATACGCGCCGCCGCGTCTTCCAGGCGGCCGAGGAACTGGGCTACCGTCCCGACACCGCCGCCCAGCTTCTGCGCCGCACGCGGAGCCGGCAGTTGGGCGTGTTGTTCACCATGCGCCAGCCACACGACGTGGGCATCGTGGAGGCCCTGTACCCCGCCGCCCGGAAGCACGGCTACACCCTCGTGCTCAATGCCATGGTCGACACCCGCGACGAGCGTCAGGCGATGGACGAGCTGCTCGGACTGCGCTGTGAAGCCATCATCACCATCGGCACGACGTTCGAGCGACGCCACCCGGTCGCGCACGTCGGCGGGCCCTCCATCGTGGAGATCAACCCGCTGACGCGAGCCGCCGGTACGGATGTCGTCCGTACCGCCGAGAGGAACGGGATACGCCAAGCCGTCGACCATCTCGTCGCACAAGGACACCGCGCCATCGCGCATATCGACGGCGGCGCCATGCCCGCCGCCGAGGAGCGACGACGCGGTTACCGCGCCGCCATGCGCCGCCACGGACTCGCCGACCACATCCAGATCCACCCCGGCGACTACACCGAGGAGTCCGGAGCCCGGGCCGCCCGCGACCTGCTCGCGCGGGCCGAGTTGCCCACGGCGGTCATCGCCGGGAACGACCGCTGTGCGCACGGTCTGCTCGGCACATTCCTGCGCGCGGGCGTCCGGGTGCCGGAGGACGTGTCCATCGTCGGCTACGACGACAGCCAACTCGCCCGGCTGTCGTTCATCGACCTCACCTCGGTGCGCCAGGACGCCGCTGAGGCGGCCGAACGCGCCGTCCGGGCGGCCGTCGAACGGCTCGACGAGGGGCGCACCGCCGACCGGGACATCGTGCTCAACCCCACCCTCGTCGTCCGGGGAAGCACCGGCCCGGCCCGCACCCCGTCAACGCCCGACGGCGACCTTCTCCGGTGA
- a CDS encoding lasso peptide biosynthesis PqqD family chaperone, whose amino-acid sequence MTFSLASHVTSTETDTGMVLLDERTGRYWQLNDTGALVLRCLLAGGTVGSAASALRTRFSGAPEAATADVEKLVAALRAAKMVAS is encoded by the coding sequence GTGACCTTCTCCCTCGCCTCCCATGTGACCAGCACCGAAACGGACACCGGCATGGTGCTGCTCGACGAACGCACCGGCCGGTACTGGCAGCTCAACGACACCGGCGCGCTGGTGCTCCGCTGCCTCCTCGCGGGCGGCACCGTCGGGTCCGCCGCCTCGGCCCTGCGGACACGCTTCTCCGGAGCGCCCGAAGCGGCGACGGCGGACGTCGAGAAACTGGTCGCCGCCCTTCGAGCCGCGAAGATGGTGGCCTCATGA
- a CDS encoding lasso peptide biosynthesis B2 protein produces MSVRALSLETPTTPPWHLRPAALTAVGIARVLTYLPPQRLRKVLECARRGSRPATETQTLRARNAVVAVSVPCAGPRCLQRSIAAALLCRMTGTWPDWCTGVRTQPFQAHAWVAVDGKPIGENIDEIRYFHVLMTVRSRR; encoded by the coding sequence ATGAGCGTGCGAGCCCTGAGCCTTGAGACTCCCACCACTCCGCCGTGGCATCTGCGTCCGGCCGCGCTGACCGCGGTGGGGATCGCCCGGGTGCTCACCTACCTGCCGCCCCAGCGTCTGCGCAAGGTACTGGAATGCGCGCGGCGCGGATCCCGGCCCGCGACAGAGACCCAGACCCTGCGAGCCCGCAACGCGGTGGTGGCGGTCAGCGTGCCCTGCGCCGGGCCCCGGTGCCTGCAACGTTCCATCGCCGCCGCACTGCTGTGCCGGATGACCGGCACCTGGCCGGACTGGTGCACCGGCGTACGCACCCAGCCCTTCCAAGCCCACGCCTGGGTGGCGGTCGACGGCAAGCCCATCGGCGAGAACATCGACGAAATCCGGTACTTCCATGTGCTCATGACGGTACGGAGCCGCCGGTGA
- a CDS encoding asparagine synthase-related protein: MTASVGQNSAAVLGTTTLTPASLAERLRTVRSVHDLDTLARSLPGCFHLVASIGGRVRAQGTVSTACQLFHGRVDGVTVAADRPQTIASMTGAGIDEELLALQLLTPFGPPWPLNMTSVWRGVRTLLPGHYVDIRADGTERTIRYWTPPEPELPLEPGVAALREALETAVAARTSRGATISADLSGGKDSTSLCFLAARHDTRLVTVHVQSSDPANEDRIWAAQCADRLPHAQHLVVPMNATPGIYAEVASDTAQDSDTPLSFARRPMMEHVARLVADHGSAVHLQGTGSDELFIPSALSLQALAHSHPLSAVRPVRAMKSMRRWTWATTLHVLLYNQSYPRWMASAAEGITAERAWGTAVDWEIAPKMPPWATADAIDAVRRRIHHAASQNPEPLASLPVHHEMLRLTQVNGTAVRTSSRIGAGFGVSFQAPFIDDRVLEAAMSIRPADRMAPGQVKPVLAAAMRGIAPDDLLDRQSKADASPELYIGLRRHRRRLTELFEDSRLAHLGLVDVDGIRTVLNSLHIDTRPLMPFELTLANELWLRALPTHARPAGTPTPQPVRGAS, translated from the coding sequence GTGACCGCTTCCGTGGGGCAGAACTCCGCGGCGGTGCTGGGAACCACCACGCTGACCCCCGCCTCGTTGGCCGAGCGGCTCCGCACCGTTCGCTCCGTGCACGATCTGGACACGCTGGCCCGGTCCCTGCCGGGCTGTTTCCACCTGGTCGCGTCGATCGGCGGACGCGTGCGGGCCCAAGGCACCGTCTCGACCGCGTGCCAGCTCTTCCACGGCCGCGTCGACGGCGTGACCGTGGCAGCCGACCGGCCGCAGACCATAGCGTCGATGACGGGTGCCGGCATCGACGAAGAACTGCTCGCGTTGCAGCTGCTCACCCCCTTCGGTCCGCCCTGGCCACTGAACATGACGAGCGTATGGCGGGGAGTGCGGACCCTGCTCCCGGGCCACTACGTGGACATCCGCGCTGACGGGACCGAGCGCACCATCCGGTACTGGACGCCGCCCGAGCCCGAACTGCCGCTGGAACCGGGGGTCGCCGCGCTGCGCGAGGCCCTGGAGACGGCCGTCGCGGCACGTACGTCACGGGGCGCCACCATCAGCGCCGACCTCTCCGGCGGGAAGGACTCGACGAGCCTGTGCTTTCTCGCGGCCCGGCATGACACGCGGCTGGTGACCGTCCACGTCCAGTCCTCGGACCCCGCGAACGAGGACAGGATCTGGGCCGCCCAGTGCGCGGACCGGCTGCCCCACGCCCAGCACCTCGTGGTCCCGATGAACGCCACGCCCGGGATCTACGCGGAAGTGGCCAGCGACACCGCCCAGGACTCCGATACGCCACTGTCCTTCGCCCGTCGGCCGATGATGGAACATGTCGCGCGCCTTGTCGCCGACCACGGCTCCGCCGTACATCTGCAGGGCACCGGCTCGGACGAGCTGTTCATCCCCAGTGCGCTGTCGCTGCAGGCACTCGCGCACAGCCATCCGCTCAGCGCGGTCCGTCCGGTCCGGGCGATGAAGTCGATGCGCCGCTGGACCTGGGCGACCACACTGCATGTTCTCCTCTACAACCAGTCCTACCCGCGGTGGATGGCCTCGGCGGCCGAAGGCATCACCGCCGAACGCGCCTGGGGCACCGCCGTCGACTGGGAGATCGCGCCGAAGATGCCTCCCTGGGCCACCGCGGATGCCATCGACGCGGTACGCCGCCGGATCCACCATGCCGCATCCCAGAACCCCGAACCGCTGGCCTCTCTTCCCGTACACCACGAGATGCTGCGGTTGACCCAGGTCAACGGCACCGCCGTGCGGACGAGCTCGCGGATCGGCGCCGGATTCGGCGTCTCCTTCCAGGCCCCCTTCATCGACGACCGGGTACTCGAGGCGGCGATGTCCATCAGGCCGGCCGACCGTATGGCGCCCGGCCAGGTCAAACCGGTCCTCGCCGCGGCGATGCGCGGCATCGCACCCGATGACCTCCTCGACCGGCAGAGCAAGGCCGACGCCAGCCCCGAGCTGTACATCGGGCTGCGCCGCCACCGGCGCCGTCTCACGGAACTGTTCGAGGACTCGCGGCTCGCCCATCTGGGGCTGGTGGACGTCGACGGCATCCGCACCGTCCTGAACAGCCTGCACATCGACACCCGGCCGCTCATGCCCTTCGAGCTGACGCTCGCCAACGAACTGTGGCTCCGGGCACTGCCGACCCATGCGAGACCTGCCGGAACTCCCACACCCCAACCCGTCCGAGGAGCATCGTGA
- a CDS encoding NAD(P)-binding domain-containing protein, which translates to MNNSVDVAVIGAGQAGLSGAYHLRRAGYEPGTGFVVLDHAPAPGGAWQFRWPSLTYGKVHGMYDLPGMRLTSDDADPERPSSEVIPAYFARYERAFDLRVVRPVHVDAVRDGDGGRLLVETSAGTWSARALINATGTWDRPFWPRYPGQETFRGRQLHTAQYPGPGAFAGQRVIVVGGGTSGVQHLLEIAEVAAETTWVTRRPPVFHTGPFGEDQGRAAVALVEERVRRGLPPQSVVSVTGLPMTEAMERARAKGVLERLPMFERITPSGVAWADGRHVDADVILWATGFRAAIDHLAPLRLREPGGGITVEGTRAVRDPRVHLVGYGPSASTVGANRAGRAAVREIQELLGAPDESQWSPEKVAVGR; encoded by the coding sequence ATGAACAACAGCGTGGACGTCGCGGTCATCGGTGCCGGGCAGGCCGGGTTGTCCGGTGCCTATCACCTCCGGCGGGCCGGGTACGAGCCCGGCACCGGCTTCGTGGTGCTCGACCACGCGCCCGCGCCCGGCGGGGCGTGGCAGTTCCGGTGGCCGTCGCTGACGTACGGCAAGGTACACGGGATGTACGACCTGCCCGGCATGCGGCTGACCAGCGACGACGCGGATCCCGAGCGGCCCTCGTCCGAGGTGATCCCGGCGTACTTCGCACGGTATGAGCGTGCCTTCGATCTGCGGGTCGTCCGGCCGGTGCACGTCGACGCCGTACGGGACGGGGACGGCGGCCGGCTGCTGGTGGAGACCTCGGCCGGGACGTGGTCCGCCCGCGCGCTGATCAACGCGACCGGGACCTGGGACCGGCCCTTCTGGCCGCGCTACCCCGGCCAGGAGACCTTCCGGGGCCGCCAGCTGCACACCGCGCAGTACCCGGGGCCCGGGGCATTCGCCGGGCAGCGGGTGATCGTCGTCGGGGGCGGTACCTCCGGGGTGCAGCATCTGCTGGAGATCGCCGAGGTGGCGGCGGAGACGACCTGGGTCACCCGCCGCCCGCCGGTGTTCCACACCGGGCCGTTCGGCGAGGACCAGGGGCGCGCCGCCGTCGCGCTGGTGGAGGAGCGGGTCCGGCGGGGGCTGCCGCCGCAGAGCGTGGTGTCGGTGACCGGGCTGCCCATGACGGAGGCGATGGAGCGGGCCCGGGCGAAGGGCGTGCTGGAGCGGCTGCCGATGTTCGAGCGGATCACCCCGTCCGGGGTGGCCTGGGCGGATGGGCGCCACGTCGACGCGGACGTGATCCTCTGGGCCACCGGTTTCCGCGCCGCGATCGACCACCTCGCCCCGCTGCGGCTGCGCGAGCCGGGCGGCGGTATCACCGTCGAGGGCACCCGGGCGGTCCGGGATCCGCGGGTGCATCTGGTCGGCTACGGGCCCTCGGCCAGCACGGTCGGCGCCAACCGGGCGGGCCGGGCCGCCGTACGGGAGATCCAGGAGCTGCTGGGTGCCCCGGACGAGAGCCAGTGGTCACCGGAGAAGGTCGCCGTCGGGCGTTGA
- a CDS encoding DUF397 domain-containing protein → MTHRIASDTAPEGAWFKSSYSEANGTMCVEIAHLPHTAQVGIRDSKDKNGPALVVPAGAWAEFVAAVRKV, encoded by the coding sequence ATGACCCACCGCATAGCGTCTGACACCGCGCCGGAAGGCGCATGGTTCAAGTCCTCCTACAGCGAGGCGAACGGCACCATGTGCGTGGAGATCGCCCACCTGCCCCACACCGCCCAGGTCGGCATCCGCGACTCCAAGGATAAGAACGGCCCTGCCCTGGTCGTCCCGGCCGGGGCCTGGGCGGAGTTCGTCGCCGCAGTGCGCAAGGTCTGA
- a CDS encoding ABC transporter permease — protein sequence MAPTEAPSETTPTALLPTASWSGNTHVRNLRTVRVMWQRELIRLSRSPVGLLMSLLTPLMFLMVLGTGLNSAMRTAGNDADFRSYFLPGMLLMVVQAPALNTGVSIVWDRRAGFLREMLVAPVRRSALIAGICLGGATAATAYGALVLGIAGVLGVTYDPLLFAPVLMELLVTTLALTALGALAAVSIKRIETFQAVVGISMMPLLFLSGALFPVSGLPGWLNGAVLANPLTYAVDAMRRTLSDAGTGGGPRWWGWQPPIAMEMAFVGALALVALATAARRFSRID from the coding sequence GTGGCCCCCACCGAAGCACCCTCCGAGACCACGCCGACGGCACTCCTGCCCACAGCCTCCTGGAGCGGCAACACCCACGTCCGGAATCTGCGCACGGTCCGGGTCATGTGGCAGCGTGAACTCATCCGGCTCTCCCGAAGCCCCGTCGGCCTCCTCATGAGCCTGCTCACGCCTCTGATGTTCTTGATGGTCCTGGGAACCGGACTGAACTCCGCCATGCGCACCGCGGGCAACGACGCGGACTTTCGCTCCTATTTCCTGCCCGGCATGCTCCTCATGGTCGTCCAGGCCCCCGCGCTGAACACAGGAGTGTCGATCGTATGGGACCGCCGGGCCGGTTTCCTCCGCGAGATGCTGGTCGCCCCGGTGCGCCGCAGCGCGTTGATCGCCGGTATCTGCCTGGGCGGCGCGACCGCCGCCACCGCATACGGCGCGCTGGTGCTCGGCATCGCCGGGGTACTCGGCGTCACCTACGACCCGCTTCTGTTCGCACCGGTGTTGATGGAACTGCTGGTGACCACACTCGCACTCACCGCGCTGGGGGCACTGGCCGCCGTGAGCATCAAACGCATAGAAACCTTCCAGGCCGTGGTCGGAATCTCGATGATGCCTCTCCTCTTCTTGTCCGGAGCGCTCTTCCCCGTCAGCGGGCTCCCCGGGTGGCTGAACGGCGCGGTGTTGGCGAACCCCCTGACCTATGCCGTCGACGCGATGCGGCGCACGCTGTCCGACGCCGGCACCGGCGGCGGGCCACGCTGGTGGGGCTGGCAACCGCCCATCGCGATGGAGATGGCGTTCGTCGGCGCACTGGCGCTGGTTGCCCTGGCCACCGCGGCACGGCGCTTCTCCAGGATCGACTAG
- a CDS encoding class I SAM-dependent methyltransferase: MDIDDPKDVVRRGYDALSRHYEQSYATETKYQPWLGALQERIPPAATVLDLGCGCGVPVARALASAGHRVTGVDISGEQIRRARELVPEAEFRQADATAVEFPAASFDAVVSLYALIHLPLAEQPPLLARIATWLRPGGWLLATTGHTAWTGANDNWLGGGATMWWSHADAATYRDWLTRAGLTVEGEEFVPEGDSGHALFWARRPVAGE, encoded by the coding sequence GTGGACATCGACGATCCCAAGGACGTGGTCAGGCGCGGTTACGACGCGCTCTCCCGCCACTACGAGCAGTCCTACGCCACCGAAACCAAGTACCAGCCCTGGCTCGGGGCGCTCCAGGAGCGCATTCCGCCCGCCGCCACCGTGCTGGACCTGGGGTGCGGCTGCGGCGTCCCGGTCGCCCGCGCGCTGGCCTCCGCCGGGCACCGGGTGACCGGTGTCGACATCAGCGGGGAGCAGATCCGCCGGGCGCGGGAGCTGGTGCCGGAGGCCGAGTTCCGCCAGGCCGACGCCACGGCGGTGGAGTTCCCGGCCGCCTCCTTCGACGCCGTGGTCTCCCTCTACGCCCTGATCCACCTCCCCCTGGCCGAACAACCTCCGCTCCTCGCCAGGATCGCCACCTGGCTCCGGCCCGGCGGCTGGCTCCTGGCCACCACCGGGCACACCGCCTGGACCGGCGCCAATGACAACTGGCTCGGCGGTGGCGCCACGATGTGGTGGAGCCACGCCGACGCCGCGACCTACCGGGACTGGCTCACCCGGGCCGGACTGACCGTCGAGGGCGAGGAGTTCGTCCCCGAAGGCGACAGCGGCCACGCCCTGTTCTGGGCGCGGCGGCCGGTCGCGGGGGAGTGA